The Gammaproteobacteria bacterium genome segment TGGCGGCAATGCTGAAGAAGAAGCGGCTGCCTACATCAAGGCCAATGTTACCAAACCCGTGGTGGCCTACATTGCCGGTGTGACGGCCCCCAAGGGCAAACGCATGGGCCATGCCGGTGCGATCATTGCCGGAGGCAAGGGTACAGCGGACGAGAAATTCGCTGCATTGCATGCCGCAGGGGTGGCAACCACCAAAAATCCAGCGGAGTTGGGTAGTACATTAAAATCCATCATGTAACATTCTGCATCAAACAGAAAAAACCGGCCATGTGCCGGTTTTTTTTTGTCCGCAAAAAAAGAATCCGTAAAACGATCAAGCTAAATCGACTACACAAAACCGCCGTACAAGACTGAGGTCAGCAGAATGGACGGTGAAAAAAATGCGATTGGAAGACTTGCTTACTTTGAGTGTGGAAAGACGCGCATCAGATCTGCATTTGTCAGCGGGAATGCCGCCGATGTTACGCATTGATGGAGATGTTCGTGAAGCAATGGAGGATGTCGTTTCACATGAACAGGTGCTGGCGATGGCATATTCAGTGATGACGGAGAAGCAGCAGGCTGATTATGAATTAACGAAAGAAAGTGATTTTTCTACGGAATTGCCGGGAATAGCGCGTTTTCGGGTGAACTTATTTCAGCAATCAAGGGGGGCTGGTGCAGTTATCCGGGTTATCCCTTCCCAAATTGCCACGCTGGAACAGTTGGGCTGTCCAGAGATATTTAAGCGAATTGCACAAACTCCACGTGGATTGGTGTTGGTAACGGGGCCGACAGGTTCAGGTAAGTCGACAACGCTTGCCGCCATGATCGATTACATCAACGAAACCAGAGCTGAACATGTTCTCACCATCGAAGACCCGATCGAGTTTGTATATAAAAGTAAAAAATCATTAATTAACCAACGCGAGGTTCATCGCGATACTCAGTCATTTGCCAATGCACTTCGTGGCGCGCTACGCGAAGATCCGGATGTCATTTTGGTGGGAGAAATGCGAGATCCAGAAACCATCGGCTTGGCGTTGACCGCAGCAGAAACAGGCCATCTTGTGTTTGGCACTTTGCACACCAGCTCTGCAGCAAAAACCATAGATCGAATTATTGACGTGTTTCCTGCTGCAGAGCAGGCCATGGTTAGAACCATGCTGGCAGAGTCGCTGCGCGCGGTTATTTCACAGATTTTGCTGAAGAAAAAAGAAGGGGGTCGCGTAGCTGCGCATGAAATATTGATCTCAAACCCGGCCATCAGAAATTTAATCCGTGAAAACAAAATACCCCAAATAAATTCTGCAATGCAAGTTGGTCATCAACATGGGATGCAAACGCTGGAGCAGAGCATGGTTAATCTGGTTAAGCAAGGTGTAGTAACCAAGGATGAGGCGCTGTCGAGATCAGATAATAGAGAAATATGAGATTGTTTGATAAATGTAAATGTTTGACTTTACGTTTGTATTATTCAGGAAATTATAGTTGTTAGTGTGTCGATAAGTAATGCGTGATTACTTAAATACAGGGAATTTTCAATATGGGCAATGAACGTAAATCAAACCAGTCTGGATTTACACTGATAGAACTGGCGGTTGTTTTGGTGATTATCGGGATCATCCTTGGGGCTGTTCTGAAAGGTCAAGAACTGATTAATAGTTCTAAAGTGAAGAAAGTGCAAAGTGATATCCACTCCATGGAGACCATGATGCTGAATTATTACGATCGAAAAGGTCGCTGGCCCGGAGATTGTAATCTGGATGGGAATGTAGGATTTACATTGCCAAATAACAGTGTTGCCACTGCCCTGAATGCAGTAGCAACAGATCCATCGGCAATATCTTGTGAAGCGACATCGCCTGTCGAAAATCAGGACACCGCATTTGCCGATCTGCGCGCAGCGGGTGTGGCGCCAAGATCAACGACTAATGCTTCTCTAGGAAAGCATGTGCTTGATGGAGCATACAACATTGGCTATACCAGGGACACTGCAACCGGGGCTACAGCAAATGCAATTGTGGCTTACGGCATTCCGTCGTGGATGGCAAAGATGATAGATGTGGCTACTGATGGTGCAGAGAATGGAAAGTCAGGGCGAGTTCGTCGCTGGGATCAATTGGATAGTGGTATCAATGGTGGAACATGGCCGTTGTCCACTGCTGATAGTACTCCCGTAGCGCTGGTTTATTTTTACGATCGTACCCTTCCTTAATGAATGCAGATGTTGAGACAGGGATTGTCTCTATTTGAAATTGAGGAAAGTCTCATGCAATGGAATCAATTTTGGAAGAAAAACCTGCTAACGATACTTCCCGTTGATGAAATATACAACGGGGATAAAACTGTGCTCGAGTATCTTCATGTCAGAGCAGGGAAAATCTTAAAACATGGAAGACAGTCCAGAAAAGAGATGTCGTTGACGTTTGGTGAAACGGTTCGTTTTGGCTTCTTTGCAAAAGGAAGCCATTTGGAACAGGTGTCTCTGGTGGCTAAAAATGGTGCTGCTGCTAAACAGAGAGCAAAAAAATATATCGAATCAGAGCAGATATATGATGAGAAGTTCGAGCTGAAAATCAGGATGGTTGATCAGGGAAAGAAGGATGCCAAGGTAGCCATAGCAGCAGTGGCAAAACAGGATTTGGATGATGTTATCCGTGAGTTGGATATACAAGAAAAACCTTACTCCAGATTGGCCATGTATGAAACTGCGATCGGTTCATTGCTGAGAGAGGTTTCCGAAGTCCCTTTGGTTGCATTGTGGTCCGATGGCGAAAAGCTGGTGGCGCTTTTGGTGAAGGACGGGAATGTATTACAGAAGAAAAGCAAAGCTCTTGAGGAACAGGGCCTGTTGTCTGGAATGGGAGACGATGAAAAGCAAAATCTGATTGATATAAATGCGTTGAGGGAAAATATTGTCAATACGGCCAAGGTGGTTTATGGCATGGAGGCGGTAGAAACCATATGTTTAGGCAAGGTGATAGATTGGGTGTCCAATCAGGCATCCAATTCGGATGACACTATCGCGTTCTTAAATGACTTGAGAAACGGCGAAAAATTATACGAAAAAATTATTGGTCAATTTCGATTTTCAGCAGGGATTGATTCCCGGGTGGTTATAGAAAAGCCAGAGCTGGCGGGGTTGGCTTTCGTATATCCGCAATACGATTTCATGCCTGAGGATTACCATCATCAGGTTGTTTCATACAAAATGGCTATCCCCGCGTTGGTGGCATCGGTCGCCGTATCATTGGTTCTGTTCGCAGTATCGGGAATGCAATATGTTCAGCACAAGGAAGCGATGGCTGTATACCAATCGACGATTGAATCGCAAAGAACAAAGTATAACCAACTTGTGCTGGAATACCCTGGTGATAAGCAAATAAAAAATCTGGCTTCCCATTTGGATGAGTACAAAGGTAGAGAGCAAGAGATCAGGCTGGATGTGTTGATTGGCTGGATAAGTAGCAATACGCCAAAAAATGTGGTTCTGACCAGTTTGAAGGTAGAGCGGAAAACGATTAAAGCCGGAGGGCGATCATCCGCCCCAGAGTATGAGCCAGGAAAATATCTGGTGGCGGTTTCTGCACGTATCGAGTCTACCTATGAGCGATCTCATGATCAGTTTGTGAACATGGTGACAAGGCTGGGGGCCAAAGGGAAATTTGAGTCGCCAATAATGAGCTTTGAACCAGGCGAGGAAGGAGCTGTCGGTAAGGCGATATTTACCGCTGTACTTGAGGTTGATGCCAAAGATTTTCTCAAGGGATAGCACTCATGGCAAAAAAAATAGGGGACATGCTAAAAGAAGAAGGAGTCATTACTGAAGGAATGATTCAGTATGCCCTGCGTGTGCAAAAGGCAACCAAGGAAAGGTTAGGTGATACCCTTTTGAAATTAAACTTTGTAACTGATGGTGAAATAGCAAGAATACTCGCCAAGCAGGCAAAGATAGGATTCGAATCACTGGATGGGGTGGCACCCGATCCTCTGGCGCTGAGTCAACTACCATATAATTTTTCGAGCAAACACGAAATTTTGCCAGTTTCTATCAAGGCGAATCGACTTCAGTTGGCTGTGGCCGATCCATTTGATGAAAATGGATTGGAAAAAATATCGCGCTATACCGCCATGAGTTTTGATCTGTTTACTGCGCCACGCGCAAAATTGATCAGGATGATAGAGCAAATTTACTACCTGGCTGAGCATCCGATTGAGCAAGAAATGCAAAAGGTCGTTACGGATGTATTGGCAGGAAAACCATTTCAGGCAGAAAAGGTGATGGAATTGCTGGTGAGTACCGCAGTAGAGACTGGGGCATCAGATCTACATCTGACATCGGCCGCATTCGCAACGCTAGTTTCCTATCGAATTGATGGTGTTCTTCATCTGAAATATTCATTGCCACCAAACATGCATCAGCGTCTTATTTCGACCTTTAAGGTTGAATCGCAAATGGATATTGCTGAAATGAAACGTCCACAGGATGGACGTATGACGTTTGAATTCCTGCAGCAAAAATATGACATGCGTGTTTCCTGTATACCAACCTCTAAAGGCGAAAATCTGGTAATCCGTATTCTTGCTTCGGGTGATGAAATTCGTTCACTGGAGGAGCTTGGGTATCTTCCGGCGCAGCTTGAGGTGATATCCCGGGCGGTTAAATCTCCGTATGGGATGATTCTTTGTACGGGGCCAACTGGCTCAGGAAAGTCAACCAGTCTGTATGGTCTGCTGCGCAAGGTTAATGCCATGGAAAATAACGTAATGACTGTTGAAGATCCGGTTGAGTTTCAAATGCCGCTGATACGTCAGGTTCCGGTTAACGTAAAAGCTGGCATTACTTTCGCGTCAGCGATTAAAAGTTTTTTACGTCAGGACCCGGACGTTATTTTGGTGGGTGAAATTCGTGACGAAGAAACTGCTACGCTGGGTGTCAGGGCTGCGCAAACAGGGCACCTGGTGCTCTCCACTCTGCACACCAACGATGCGGCAGGTGCGATTGCACGCTTACGGGATTTGGGTGTTGGTAATTTTATGCTGGCATCTACTTTGAGCTGTGTGATTGCTCAGCGACTGGTTCGTCGACTCTGTCCCCATTGTAAGGAAGCACATGTATACAAGCTGGGAGATATTGATGTGCCAGAAAGGATCGTGGGGCGATCCGTATTCGTGCATAAAGGTTGTGATCACTGCAGGGGGACAGGTTACCTGGGGCGTGCTGCGGTCTGTGAGGTAATTGAAATTGATGATCTAATCAAAGATGCGATTGACGATGATGCCTCGCCCATAGAAATCAGAAGAATTGCACAAACGGCAGGGATGATTACGCTTCGCGAGGCAGCCATTGAAATGGCTTTGAAAGGTATTACTGATCTGGATGAGGTAAATCGTGTCGTCAAGGAGGAAAAGCAGGATAGGGACGTCGACAAGGGAAATGCCAAGGATGCGGCGTAGCCTATGTCCTACTTTTTTTATACCACACTTGATGATGATGGCCGAAACAAGAGGCACACTGAATTCTTTGTGAATGAGGATGTCTTTCTTGAAGATTTGGCCAATCGCCATATTGATCCAGTGTCCTATTTTAAAATTCCTGACATCATTACTCCTCTCATAGACTTGGCCAGACCCAAGTTGACGGCTGAAGAATTGATAGAGCTGTGCAACTATCTTTCCATGTATGTTGGTAGTGGTCTGGATGTGCAGTCTGCACTGGGAGATCTTGCCGCAGCATCCAAACGCCCCGCCTTCAAAAAAGCCATGCTGGATTTGCAAGGATATCTTTTGGATGGCTTCATGATTTCCCAGGCAATGGAAAAAACAGGCGTGATTCCAAGCGCCATTTCTACGCTGGCCAGTATTGGTGAGGAAAGTGGATCGTTAGAGGGGACATTGAAGGATGCTGCCGAGCATATAGAACGGGTTGAATCAATAAAGTCGACGACGAAGAGGGCGATGATATACCCAGCATTTACGCTTGTTGCAATGTTGGGCGGGTTTATATTCTGGACTGCCTTTGTTGTCCCCAAGATCGTTGATCTGTTTTACACGATGGGTGTTGAACTTCCGACGGCGACAGTGCTCCTGATTAACATATCAGAGTTTATGGCGGCATACTGGCTGTACTGCGTTCTGGTAATTGTTTCAATACCGTCTTGTTTTACGCTTGCCAGGCGGCTGCCAAAATTCAGATATTTAACGGATAGATTTCTGTGGAAAATGCCGATCTTCGGTCAGATTGTCCGAGGATCTCAGCTCGCTTTTTATTTTCAGTACATGGCGCTGATGTACAGTGCCGGTATTCCTATTACTACCGCATTAATTACCATCAATAAATCGCTGAGCAACAGCTACTTCCAATCGAGAGTGTCAGATATAGCAGATTCGCTGAAGTCAGGCGAATCACTGCTGGATGCGTTTGGGGCAAATGATACTTTCGATACGCTGGTTAATCGAATGATGGGTATAGGGGAGCAGACTGGATCATTGGACAAACAGTTGACCAGGCTTGCCAATATTTATTTTGAACGAGTGCATCTGCTGGTGGACAGCATCAGCAAACTGATTGAGCCGTTAATTATGGCGATTGTGGCGGTAATGTTTGCATTCTTTGCAATTGCCTTGCTTGGTCCGCTGTATGAGTTAATGACGAATATGAGGGCTTAAGTGTGTCAGAAGTCAGAGCTAAATTTATCAAGCCGGTATATGTGTGCTCATTATTATCGGCAGTTCTTCTTTCTATTGGTCTGGTTTCGTATGTCTATACCAATAAGCTGATTGAAAATGATGAAGAAAACTCAGGAATATTGAGAATAAATGACAGATCAATACGAGAATTCCAGTCTGGACTTGATTATTACCAAGGAATGGAAAGTGGATTCGAGTCCCTATCTGCTGAAAAAATAAACTATGAGACAGTGAGTTTTTCGGCGACATTGTCGGGTGCTCAGGTGATGAATATGGATAAGTTTCTTTTTTCTTTGTACAAAAAAGACGAATTCTTTCATCTCAATAAACTTAGCATCAGTGAAGTTGTTATGAACGATCAGGAGAATACGGGTCTGCTGTTGACTATTGATGGTCGACGCCATGTGTTTTCCGGAGATGTGAAATGAACAATGCAAAAATATATTTCCCATACATTATGGCTGCGATGTTTCCGCTGGGTTTACTCTATTTCTTCATTGATCACACTATGGGTATTGAAAAAGAAGAACCGATGGTGGTTAAGGAAATCAGGTTGCCTATGACTCAGTTGGTACAGAATCAACTGCCTCAGATGTCGATAAAGATGCAGGCTTTTCTTCCATGGTATGTTGAAGAGCGGAATTCGTTGGCAAAAAACACCGATGGAATCGAGGAAAAGGGAAAGGGTGAAGTGGCCAATATCTATATGGTTAATGCCATTTTGATTGATGGACAAAATAGACTGGCTCATATAAATGGCGCTTTACATAAAGTCGGAGACAGGTTGGGAGAATATCGCATCAGATCCATACATCCGGCGAGAGTAGAGCTAACAGGGCCAAATGGATCCCAGTATCTGGAGTTAAATTGATGGACGTGGCAATGGTATATCATGGAGTCAATCGATATCGATTGCATGCGGTGTTGGTGCTTCTGCTGCTGACATCCTTATCTGGATGTGCGGGACAGGAGAAAAAGCATTCAGTTGAGGAAATGAAACCGAAAAACCCAGATCCATTGATCGAAAGCTTGTTTGATCAGAAGTCTAAAGAAGATCCGAAATCATTGCCGGCGGTTGCTAACGACATCCGCATGCCGCTTGTGGCAATGCGAAATGTAGTACCTGATCGTCTTTCCCAGCAGAAGTACAGTCTAAAGGTTAAGGCGTTGTCCGTTAGGGAAACGCTTTCGCTGTTGGCCGCCACCTACAATATGAATATTTATGCTGAACCAGATGTGGTTGGTAATGTTGATGTTAGCTTTAATGATGTTCCGCTTGATGAAGCCATGGACTTGATTTTAGGGTCGCTCGGATATTACTGGGAGTGGAGCGATAACCTTATCCAGGTCAAAAAATTCAAAACGGTCACGTTTGATCTGGATTATCTCCGCCTGACTAGAAATGGGCAGGGATCAAGCAGTAGCTCAATTTCATCCACGGGTGGTTCTGGTGGCGGAACGACAGCAACCCAGCTTACCCAGCAGAATAATGTAGCGTTCTGGGACGAACTAGATACCCAGTTGAGGTCGATGTTGTCGGCAAATGGAAGGGTTGCGATTAATCGTTTGTCTGGGACTATCCAGATCACTGATGAGTACGCGCGAACAAGAAATATTGAATCCTACATCAAGCATATAAAAAACGGTCTCCACAAACAGGTGGAAATTGAAACGAGAATTATCGAAGTTTCACTGCGTGATGATCAGAGCATGGGAATAGACTGGACAGAGTTAAGTGCCAAAAAGATAACCGGTGCGCTGACCAATATCGTAACCCAGGCCAATGGTGGGATGAACCTTCGTTCTGCGACTGCGGGGTTGACGTATACCGATCCGAATTTCAAAGCGATCATCAGCGCTCTGAGCGAGCAGGGCGAAATAAAAGTGGTTTCACAGCCCAGAATTCGCACCATGAATAACCAGACGGCACTGATCAAAGTGGGAACAGACCGGACATTCTTTTCGCAGGAAGTGACTCGCCAGCAAGGTGCTGCTGGAAATATCGAAATCATTATTACTGAGATACCAACTACCGTGACTGAAGGGGTGGTATTGTCGTTGACACCCCAGATATCCAATGACAATTGGGTGTTAATGGATGTCTCACCTGTTATCACCCGTGTTACCGATACGGTGGTTTCATCGCAGGGAAGTATTGCGCCAGTACTGGATATCAAACAAAGCTCCACCCTGGTTAGAGCCAAGCACAACGAAATGATTATTCTCGGCGGCTTGATTCAGGATGAAAATGTGACTACGGAAAGGTCTGTGCCATTTTTGGGTCGCATCCCGTTGTTAGGATATTTCTTCCGTGGAACCTACCATACCAAGGTCAGAAAAGAACTGGTGATATTCCTGATGCCAAGGATTGTAGGCTAGATTATGACACAGTTGAGTGCTTGCTTTAATCAGATGGGATTGCGGGATACGCCCTTCAGTATCACGCCTGACACCAGTTATTTCTTTGAAAGCGAGTCTCATCTGCAAGCGCTGTCCGGTCTCAGATACACGGTGGAAAGTGGCGGTATCT includes the following:
- a CDS encoding succinate--CoA ligase subunit alpha (Catalyzes the only substrate-level phosphorylation in the TCA cycle), with amino-acid sequence IGIGGDPIPGTTFIDALELFQNDPKTEAIVMVGEIGGNAEEEAAAYIKANVTKPVVAYIAGVTAPKGKRMGHAGAIIAGGKGTADEKFAALHAAGVATTKNPAELGSTLKSIM
- a CDS encoding type IV pilus twitching motility protein PilT, which gives rise to MRLEDLLTLSVERRASDLHLSAGMPPMLRIDGDVREAMEDVVSHEQVLAMAYSVMTEKQQADYELTKESDFSTELPGIARFRVNLFQQSRGAGAVIRVIPSQIATLEQLGCPEIFKRIAQTPRGLVLVTGPTGSGKSTTLAAMIDYINETRAEHVLTIEDPIEFVYKSKKSLINQREVHRDTQSFANALRGALREDPDVILVGEMRDPETIGLALTAAETGHLVFGTLHTSSAAKTIDRIIDVFPAAEQAMVRTMLAESLRAVISQILLKKKEGGRVAAHEILISNPAIRNLIRENKIPQINSAMQVGHQHGMQTLEQSMVNLVKQGVVTKDEALSRSDNREI
- a CDS encoding prepilin-type N-terminal cleavage/methylation domain-containing protein, whose amino-acid sequence is MGNERKSNQSGFTLIELAVVLVIIGIILGAVLKGQELINSSKVKKVQSDIHSMETMMLNYYDRKGRWPGDCNLDGNVGFTLPNNSVATALNAVATDPSAISCEATSPVENQDTAFADLRAAGVAPRSTTNASLGKHVLDGAYNIGYTRDTATGATANAIVAYGIPSWMAKMIDVATDGAENGKSGRVRRWDQLDSGINGGTWPLSTADSTPVALVYFYDRTLP
- a CDS encoding ATPase, T2SS/T4P/T4SS family, with protein sequence MAKKIGDMLKEEGVITEGMIQYALRVQKATKERLGDTLLKLNFVTDGEIARILAKQAKIGFESLDGVAPDPLALSQLPYNFSSKHEILPVSIKANRLQLAVADPFDENGLEKISRYTAMSFDLFTAPRAKLIRMIEQIYYLAEHPIEQEMQKVVTDVLAGKPFQAEKVMELLVSTAVETGASDLHLTSAAFATLVSYRIDGVLHLKYSLPPNMHQRLISTFKVESQMDIAEMKRPQDGRMTFEFLQQKYDMRVSCIPTSKGENLVIRILASGDEIRSLEELGYLPAQLEVISRAVKSPYGMILCTGPTGSGKSTSLYGLLRKVNAMENNVMTVEDPVEFQMPLIRQVPVNVKAGITFASAIKSFLRQDPDVILVGEIRDEETATLGVRAAQTGHLVLSTLHTNDAAGAIARLRDLGVGNFMLASTLSCVIAQRLVRRLCPHCKEAHVYKLGDIDVPERIVGRSVFVHKGCDHCRGTGYLGRAAVCEVIEIDDLIKDAIDDDASPIEIRRIAQTAGMITLREAAIEMALKGITDLDEVNRVVKEEKQDRDVDKGNAKDAA
- a CDS encoding type II secretion system F family protein yields the protein MSYFFYTTLDDDGRNKRHTEFFVNEDVFLEDLANRHIDPVSYFKIPDIITPLIDLARPKLTAEELIELCNYLSMYVGSGLDVQSALGDLAAASKRPAFKKAMLDLQGYLLDGFMISQAMEKTGVIPSAISTLASIGEESGSLEGTLKDAAEHIERVESIKSTTKRAMIYPAFTLVAMLGGFIFWTAFVVPKIVDLFYTMGVELPTATVLLINISEFMAAYWLYCVLVIVSIPSCFTLARRLPKFRYLTDRFLWKMPIFGQIVRGSQLAFYFQYMALMYSAGIPITTALITINKSLSNSYFQSRVSDIADSLKSGESLLDAFGANDTFDTLVNRMMGIGEQTGSLDKQLTRLANIYFERVHLLVDSISKLIEPLIMAIVAVMFAFFAIALLGPLYELMTNMRA